The proteins below are encoded in one region of Podarcis raffonei isolate rPodRaf1 chromosome 8, rPodRaf1.pri, whole genome shotgun sequence:
- the SPEN gene encoding msx2-interacting protein isoform X1, with translation MVRETRHLWVGNLPENVREEKIIEHFKRYGRVESVKILPKRGSEGGVAAFVDFVDIKSAQKAHNSVNKMGDRDLRTDYNEPGTIPSAARGLDDTVSIASRSREVSGFRGGGGGPTYGPPPSLHAREGRYERRLDGASDNRERAYEHSAYGHHERGTGGFDRTRHYDQDYYRDPRERTLQHGLYYSSRSRSPSRFDAHDPRYEPRAREQFTLPSVVHRDIYRDDLTREVRGRRPERNYQHSRSRSPHSSQSRTQSPQRLASQASRPTRSPSGSGSRSRSSSSDSISSSSSTSSDSSDSSSSSSDESPARSVQSTAVPAPTSQLLPSLEKDEPRKSFGIKVQNLPVRSTDTSLKDGLFHEFKKYGKVTSVQIHGASEERYGLVFFRQQEDQEKALNASKGKLFFGMQIEVTAWIGPETESENEFRPLDERIDEFHPKATRTLFIGNLEKTTTYHDLRNIFQRFGGIVDIDIKKVNGVPQYAFLQYCDIASVCKAIKKMDGEYLGNNRLKLGFGKSMPTNCMWLDGLSTNVTDQYLTRHFCRYGPVVKVVFDRLKGMALVIYNEIEYAQAAVKETKGRKIGGNKIKVDFANRESQLSFYQSMEKTGQDIRDFYEMLAERRDERRGSYDYAADRTYYEAVRTPGTYPEDPRREYPARSREFYADWDPYQAEYYDPRYYDDPREYRDYRGDPYEQDIREYSYRQRERERFESDRDRDHERRPIERSQSPAHSRRPQSPGASPSQSERLQSDSERRIYSRSSERSGSCSSLSPPRYDKLDKARLERYTKSEKPEKERAFEQERTDKDKRLVRKEKPEKLEKDKAEKQKRRAKNHSPSSQSSETDPETEREPTPEKVKGSSKGSRERADKEGAAKNRLELMPCVVLTRVKEKEGKVIEQPALEKLRGKQENDTLKSPLLEQKMQISQADQTKSEQLKLEPARVKVPKEKVLASHIEVVEKDAKLKPKKHLKAELPSEVTNPVDLEKLEARRRRFADANLKPDKQKMDFKRSSQEEEEARVVLKKQIELTSSESERKPLRKETLKRESKKTKLERLASVTSPKEAQEPASISLGIGLRPSLELQARLGELLEEPGEAPEIPVRKINSIKLQHKHTQLLDDQGTEREDTWKTYCSLPEEVPDHKLAQEKLPSSDIEEKIPIDIDHTQSYRKQMELSRRLKQQMEMEIAKHEKFGSPKKDLDEYERRSLVHEVGKPPQDVTDDSPPSKRKKSSDAFDFEISTKRERNYRSSRQVSEDSERTACSPSLRPFPFHEEEEMLESPRLVPVKETKESPKMDEKGPPYSNVAVREDSLKFNPYDSSRREQMVEMAKIKLSSVSCEEELNRWESQVKQEPGRVDITFPSSIVKRDGIRKRSIRDLEPGEVPSDSDDDGDNKAHSPKTPSLLESSRLSFLLRDREEKLRDREERLPTSLERNKFYSFALDKTITPDTKALLERAKSLSSSREENWSFLDWDSRFANFRNNKGKEKVDSAPRPIPSWYMKKKKIRTDSEGKLDDKKEDHKEDEQERQELFASRFLHSSIFEQDSKRLQHLERKDEDLDFLSGRLYGRQASLDGNIGMSDFVPEPVVLFHSRFVELTRMQQKEKEKDQKPKEAEKQEEKESQPKSPEAAAPEEKVAEHKHLLSVGPFPAALVLQEPGPAMPEKVTNEKLPVIAPSLREEKPLPELGPVAEEPKPLPELLAAVKTEPPEHMEAPPGIDSNKDPALSAATPPEEDSVSLVHPSYLDTKPPTPGSSFSQADICTDPEPETIPPPPPLEPAARSEELPELKEEHVSPSLNSEAGAGQKAEPAVEVLPPVSDTEMEAEPLVVIKDKKPNKNKRSKNPVQTSVANVAEKPVTRKSERIDREKLKRSGSPRGEALKVETEKVSRNAAKSPSAAPEPENPEPSLPVGRTRRRNVRSVYATTGDHEGPSPMKDTLEVTRSTRKRVEREPPDSALTPTPPRRGRPPKSRRKPEEEVSPVKVEPAHPEVEEAESKEMVEVPKPVEGWRSPRSQKLAHSHSPAASTPQAKKGGKNESKAENLVEPEELPDLSGQGSNGSENGNKPKVEKEPLLSDQKRERKEVELEKNVPEACTIEIVERKPVSERTPKSKRGRSRNVKAVDKASLMKSLKSVEIRLNVDEVKGALRPSEEDTEPVPASSPKNKSPRKEDKLSPHFIKTEAEDPFQEAEKDLACEPTQSPEADQLAKQIELEQAVENIAKLTESQTIAAYKEQAAEVSDVRPEEDGDKPAHQASETELAAAIGSIIYDISGEAESFPAPPTYPTESESEMPAEPLVLPPAREEMEPETDQAVSNILESEATSVEPPAPPGPGTTPEADSAKEAEVSVSESSNSAQEAETLQETDMARKERGRQKTTRPRRKRSTSKKGDTAAEPRTVEPERVQSKSPVANEVKGKSEGASKEESQEKSSPLASQPGPPDASKAAPLEGASPEPPVADSTPLPKAVDLLSPSVPVEEVSQSAFKLQPGADSAPVTPPPGTPNTPLPAAAPSSAAAKPVSAGSAPLHSSTAKVTEWIVKHEEARARSTPPPALPPDTKASDIDTNSSTLRKILMEPKYVSATSVASTTHVTTAIAEPVSSPRLVEEDPPHPPAEVVRPGSEDKPAVPAMNALEPPVAEAPVFTEKEKVITVIAPKATSVISRMPHSIDLEETPRITLVKQAPQTCLVNALSPKYKQRPSTNDNSRFHPGSMSVIEDRPVETGSSPGLRVNTSEGIVLLSYSQQKTEGQQRITAKISQIPPASAVDIEFQQSVSKSQIKQEPLGPSQPIPKGSQTPTGYGSVSAPSSLVLGAQQYSPSPVLSSIKQERGSLEKSEPLHLSVQAPTSQSGPVKVLSQSANTPSILVHNQMVLPQSIASSTNKKLPDPGALKVETKTLQPSSLSPGVGPHHPSLSSKIHPEANHVSAGPSTPAERVVSHLGVTKQEPLSPRTSGHSPSPFPRACHPGGPSSPALSGNNSMLGIQGSPCPGIPVPQYISSMHPEQSVIMPPHSVTQTVSLGHLSQGEVRMNTPPLPGMPYSIRPEALHSPRAALQPQRSSTPQPAPIREIVMPPLSSQHSSEEEMHYHHTVCRGSAPVQSDVLVMQPDYRLHPSGIRLDQYNVPRDVRMMMHPHMAAVGGDHHPETRQSRTPEGRSVKTPPATKTLPSGKEAPKASEVKMAHSPHSEPRLLSGQLPGLPLTQPVVVPHGVQIMHPGGTSFHDYRTVYGDMRSYHPAAQLGHPQFSGASPIGLPSRSMTPSQGLPEGEHTHPSQPAHSKTPQHTQEPKGAQAAGPDPTHHPVAVNRHVQQIDPHLHLQRSQADAGQTSYPSPVAISVKQELPSPHQAPVQKPALFIPTTSGPGAPPGLPLSRPEPQSVLKQDLAPHPVSQRPVDMVQLLTKYPIVWQGLLALKNDTAAVQLHFVSGNNVLAHRSLPAPEGGPPLRIAQRMRLEASQLEGVARRMMVESDYCLLLALPCGRDQEDVVNQTESLKAAFISYLQAKQAAGIINVPNPGSNQPAYVLQIFPPCEFSESHLSRLAPDLLASISNISPHLMIVIASV, from the exons CAGTGACTCCAGCAGCAGCTCAAGCGACGAGTCTCCGGCCCGTTCAGTTCAATCCACGGCAGTTCCAGCACCCACCTCCCAGTTGCTTCCATCTCTGGAAAAAGATGAGCCCCGCAAAAGTTTTGGGATTAAGGTTCAGAATCTTCCAGTGCGCTCCACAG ACACCAGCCTTAAAGATGGTTTATTCCACGAGTTCAAGAAGTACGGGAAGGTGACATCTGTGCAGATTCACGGAGCCTCTGAAGAGCGATACGGACTGGTGTTCTTCCGGCAACAGGAGGATCAGGAGAAAGCGCTCAATGCTTCCAAAGGGAAACTCTTCTTTGGCATGCAGATTGAAGTGACTGCTTGGATAGGGCCAG AAACAGAGAGCGAGAATGAATTTCGGCCTTTAGATGAAAGAATAGATGAATTCCACCCCAAGGCAACGAGAACTCTGTTCATCGGCAATCTAGAAAAAACCACCACATATCATGACCTTCGCAACATCTTCCAGCGTTTTGGAGGGATAGTG GATATTGACATCAAGAAAGTGAATGGGGTTCCCCAGTATGCATTCCTGCAGTACTGTGATATTGCAAGTGTGTGTAAAGCGATCAAGAAGATGGATGGGGAATATCTCGGAAATAATCGGCTCAAG ctgggctttgggaagagcATGCCCACCAACTGCATGTGGTTGGATGGTCTTTCGACAAACGTGACGGATCAGTATTTAACGCGACATTTCTGCCGCTATGGTCCTGTGGTGAAG GTGGTGTTTGACCGCTTAAAAGGCATGGCTCTCGTTATCTACAATGAAATTGAATATGCACAAGCTGCTGTAAAAGAGACCAAGGGGAGGAAAATCGGTGGGAATAAAATTAAG GTGGATTTTGCAAACCGTGAAAGCCAGTTGTCATTCTATCAATCTATGGAGAAAACGGGTCAAGATATCAGAGACTTCTATGAAATGCTGGCAGAAAGAAG GGATGAAAGGAGAGGATCTTACGACTATGCTGCTGACCGTACCTACTATGAGGCTGTTCGCACCCCAGGAACATATCCAGAAGATCCTCGGAGAGAATATCCAGCCCGTAGCAGGGAGTTTTATGCTGACTGGGATCCTTACCAAGCAGAGTATTACGACCCACGGTATTACGACGACCCGCGGGAATACAGAGATTACAGGGGTGACCCTTACGAGCAAGACATAAGAGAGTATAGTTACAGGCAACGGGAGCGGGAGCGATTTGAATCAGACCGGGACCGGGACCATGAAAGGAGGCCCATTGAAAGGAGCCAGAGCCCAGCTCACTCCCGACGGCCCCAAAGCCctggagcatctccatcccaatCAGAGAGGCTGCAGAGCGATTCTGAGCGGAGAATCTACAGCCGGTCCTCGGAGCGGAGCGGCAGCTGcagctccctctccccaccccgctATGACAAGCTGGACAAAGCCCGCCTCGAGCGCTACACAAAAAGCGAGAAGCCCGAAAAAGAGCGGGCCTTTGAGCAAGAGAGAACGGACAAAGACAAGCGCCTGGTAAGGAAGGAGAAACCAGAAAAACTTGAAAAGGATAAAGCGGAGAAGCAGAAACGGAGGGCCAAAAATCATTCTCCCAGCTCTCAGTCGTCGGAAACAGACCCAGAAACCGAACGGGAGCCCACCCCTGAGAAGGTCAAAGGCAGCAGCAAAGGGAGTCGGGAGAGAGCAGATAAAGAAGGAGCTGCGAAGAACCGTCTGGAGCTGATGCCATGTGTCGTGTTAACACGAgtcaaggaaaaggaagggaaagtaATCGAACAGCCTGCTTTGGAAAAGCTGCGTGGGAAGCAAGAAAACGACACGCTCAAGTCTCCTTTGCTTGAACAAAAAATGCAGATTTCTCAGGCAGACCAAACCAAGTCAGAGCAGCTGAAACTTGAACCCGCCCGAGTGAAAGTGCCAAAAGAGAAGGTGCTTGCCAGTCACATCGAAGTGGTTGAAAAGGATGCAAAGCTGAAGCCTAAGAAGCACCTGAAGGCAGAGCTGCCTAGTGAAGTGACTAACCCAGTAGATCTAGAAAAGCTGGAAGCTCGCAGAAGACGCTTTGCGGATGCAAACCTCAAGCCAGATAAGCAAAAAATGGACTTTAAAAGGAGtagtcaggaggaggaggaagcgcgTGTGGTTTTGAAAAAGCAGATTGAGTTAACAAGTAGTGAATCTGAGAGAAAGCCCTTGAGGAAAGAGACTCTTAAAAGGGAATCCAAGAAAACCAAGCTGGAAAGGCTTGCCTCAGTGACCAgccccaaagaagctcaagagCCAGCCAGTATTTCTCTGGGGATTGGTTTACGGCCCAGTTTAGAGCTGCAGGCTAGACTAGGGGAGCTACTTGAGGAACCTGGGGAAGCCCCTGAGATCCCTGTAAGGAAGATCAACTCCATCAAATTGCAGCACAAGCATACACAGCTGTTAGATGACCAAGGAACTGAGCGAGAGGACACATGGAAAACCTACTGCAGTCTTCCCGAAGAAGTGCCCGACCACAAGCTAGCTCAAGAGAAGCTTCCATCATCCGATATTGAGGAGAAGATTCCCATTGACATTGATCACACACAGAGTTATCGGAAGCAAATGGAGCTGAGTCGCAGGTTGAAGCagcaaatggaaatggaaattgcAAAGCACGAGAAGTTTGGCAGCCCAAAGAAAGATCTTGATGAGTATGAGAGGCGTAGCCTGGTGCATGAAGTGGGGAAACCCCCGCAAGATGTGACAGACGACTCTCCTCCCAGCAAGCGGAAGAAATCCTCTGACGCTTtcgactttgaaattagcacaaagagagagagaaactacaGGAGCTCTCGGCAGGTGAGTGAGGACTCCGAAAGGACGGCCTGTTCCCCTAGCCTCAGGCCCTTCCCTTTCCATGAGGAAGAAGAGATGCTGGAGTCCCCGAGGCTGGTGCCTGTGAAAGAAACCAAAGAGTCACCTAAAATGGATGAAAAGGGTCCTCCATATTCTAATGTGGCTGTAAGGGAGGATTCTTTGAAATTTAACCCCTACGACTCCAGTCGAAGAGAGCAGATGGTAGAAATGGCTAAAATAAAATTATCTTCTGTGAGTTGTGAGGAGGAATTGAACCGATGGGAGTCCCAAGTGAAGCAAGAGCCCGGGAGGGTGGACATCACCTTCCCAAGCAGCATTGTCAAGAGAGATGGCATAAGGAAGCGGTCAATACGGGATCTGGAGCCAGGAGAGGTGCCTTCGGACTCTGACGATGACGGCGATAATAAAGCCCATTCTCCAAAAACCCCTTCGTTGCTGGAGAGCTCCAGGTTGTCTTTTTTATTACGGGACAGGGAAGAGAAACTTCGTGATCGAGAGGAGAGGCTGCCAACCTCTTTGGAAAGGAACAAGTTTTATTCCTTTGCATTGGACAAGACAATCACTCCCGACACAAAGGCCTTGCTTGAGAGAGCCAAATCTCTCTCATCCTCCAGAGAAGAGAACTGGTCTTTCCTTGATTGGGACTCGAGATTTGCTAATTTTAGGAACAACAAGGGCAAAGAGAAAGTGGATTCTGCTCCAAGGCCTATCCCCTCGTGGTatatgaaaaagaagaaaatccgAACCGATTCTGAAGGGAAGCTGGATGATAAGAAGGAAGACCACAAGGAGGATGAGCAAGAGAGGCAGGAGCTCTTTGCCTCGCGCTTCCTGCACAGCTCCATCTTTGAGCAGGACTCAAAGCGCCTGCAACACTTGGAAAGGAAAGACGAAGACCTTGACTTCCTCTCTGGTAGATTGTACGGCCGGCAGGCATCCCTGGATGGGAACATTGGCATGTCAGACTTTGTGCCAGAGCCAGTGGTTCTCTTCCACAGCAGGTTTGTGGAGCTCACAAGAAtgcaacaaaaagaaaaggagaaagaccAGAAGCCCAAAGAAGCAgaaaagcaggaggagaaggagagtcaGCCCAAAAGCCCAGAAGCAGCTGCGCCTGAGGAAAAAGTGGCAGAGCATAAGCATCTGCTTTCAGTTGGGCCATTTCCAGCTGCTCTTGTACTCCAAGAACCAGGGCCAGCCATGCCGGAAAAGGTCACGAATGAGAAGTTGCCGGTCATTGCGCCCTCTTTGAGAGAAGAGAAGCCTCTGCCTGAACTTGGTCCTGTGGCTGAAGAACCAAAGCCTCTTCCAGAACTCCTTGCTGCTGTCAAAACTGAACCACCTGAGCATATGGAAGCACCGCCAGGAATAGACAGCAACAAGGACCCTGCTCTTTCTGCAGCAACTCCTCCTGAGGAAGACTCGGTATCCCTAGTGCACCCTTCCTATTTGGACACAAAGCCACCCACGCCCGGATCTTCCTTCTCTCAAGCGGACATCTGCACAGATCCAGAACCTGAAacaatcccaccaccaccaccactcgaACCAGCAGCCAGGTCTGAGGAACTGCCTGAGCTGAAAGAAGAACATGTTTCCCCATCTCTGAACTCTGAGGCTGGTGCAGGGCAGAAAGCAGAGCCAGCTGTGGAGGTCCTGCCTCCAGTCTCCGACACGGAGATGGAAGCCGAACCACTTGTTGTCATCAAAGACAAGAAGCCGAACAAGAATAAACGTTCCAAAAACCCTGTCCAGACGTCGGTTGCAAACGTTGCAGAGAAGCCTGTCACAAGGAAGAGTGAAAGGATTGACCGCGAGAAACTTAAAAGGTCGGGCTCTCCCCGTGGGGAAGCACTGAAGGTGGAAACAGAGAAGGTTTCGAGAAACGCTGCTAAATCTCCAAGCGCTGCACCAGAGCCGGAAAACCCAGAGCCTAGCTTGCCAGTGGGCAGGACAAGGCGCAGGAATGTGCGGTCAGTTTATGCCACCACAGGGGACCACGAAGGCCCATCGCCTATGAAGGATACTCTGGAGGTCACCAGATCTACTAGGAAAAGGGTTGAAAGGGAGCCACCAGACTCTGCCTTGACTCCAACCCCTCCAAGAAGAGGCAGGCCTCCCAAATCCCGCCGCAAGCCTGAGGAGGAAGTCTCTCCCGTGAAGGTTGAACCAGCTCACCCAGAGGTAGAAGAAGCAGAATCAAAAGAGATGGTGGAAGTCCCGAAACCCGTGGAGGGGTGGAGGTCACCTCGATCCCAGAAGCTGGCACACAGCCACTCTCCAGCAGCCAGCACTCCTCAAGCCAAGAAAGGGGGGAAGAACGAGTCGAAGGCTGAGAATTTGGTGGAGCCAGAAGAGCTCCCTGACCTCTCTGGCCAAGGCTCGAATGGAAGTGAAAACGGTAACAAACCCAAGGTGGAGAAAGAGCCTCTTCTGAGTGACCAGAAGCGAGAGAGGAAAGAAGTCGAGCTGGAGAAAAATGTCCCCGAAGCCTGCACCATTGAGATTGTGGAAAGAAAGCCTGTCTCTGAGAGAACTCCAAAGTCCAAACGTGGAAGATCCAGGAACGTCAAGGCCGTCGATAAAGCCTCCTTGATGAAGAGCTTGAAAAGCGTTGAAATCCGGCTTAATGTGGATGAAGTCAAAGGTGCTTTGCGGCCCAGCGAAGAGGACACGGAGCCTGTGCCGGCATCGTCCCCCAAGAACAAAAGTCCCCGGAAGGAAGACAAATTGTCACCCCATTTCATAAAGACAGAGGCAGAAGACCCCTTCCAGGAAGCAGAGAAAGATCTGGCTTGTGAGCCGACACAGTCTCCTGAAGCAGACCAGCTGGCCAAGCAGATCGAATTGGAGCAGGCCGTGGAGAACATTGCAAAGCTCACTGAAAGCCAGACGATTGCAGCCTACAAGGAACAGGCGGCTGAAGTGTCAGACGTTCGCCCGGAGGAAGACGGGGACAAGCCTGCTCATCAGGCCAGCGAAACAGAACTCGCGGCTGCCATTGGCTCCATCATCTATGACATCTCTGGAGAGGCCGAAAGTTTCCCTGCTCCGCCAACGTATCCTACCGAATCTGAATCGGAAATGCCCGCAGAACCGTTGGTGCTGCCACCCGCACGAGAAGAGATGGAGCCTGAAACTGATCAAGCCGTGAGCAATATCTTGGAGTCAGAAGCCACTTCGGTTGAGCCGCCTGCCCCACCAGGCCCTGGCACTACCCCAGAGGCAGACTCTGCCAAAGAGGCGGAGGTGAGTGTGAGCGAATCCTCCAATTCGGCACAAGAAGCAGAAACCTTGCAAGAGACCGACATGGCTCGGAAGGAACGGGGCCGCCAGAAAACCACCCGGCCGAGGCGCAAGCGGAGCACAAGCAAGAAAGGGGATACAGCAGCAGAACCGAGGACTGTTGAGCCCGAACGAGTACAAAGCAAATCTCCAGTGGCCAATGAGGTTAAAGGGAAGTCAGAAGGAGCCTCGAAAGAAGAGAGTCAAGAGAAAAGCTCTCCTCTGGCTTCCCAGCCAGGTCCCCCTGATGCCAGCAAGGCTGCACCCCTGGAGGGGGCTTCTCCAGAACCTCCTGTGGCAGACAGCACCCCCCTGCCCAAAGCAGTGGACCTGCTCTCTCCGTCGGTTCCTGTTGAAGAGGTGAGCCAGAGCGCCTTCAAACTACAGCCGGGGGCTGACAGTGCTCCAGTGACTCCTCCACCAGGCACCCCCAATACACCTCTGCCAGCAGCAGCCCCATCTTCAGCTGCAGCAAAGCCAGTCTCCGCTGGGTCTGCCCCCCTTCACTCCAGCACAGCAAAGGTGACTGAGTGGATTGTGAAGCATGAGGAGGCCCGGGCCCGCTCCACCCCACCGCCGGCTCTCCCCCCTGACACAAAGGCATCGGATATAGACACAAATTCCAGCACTCTGAGGAAAATATTGATGGAGCCCAAGTACGTCTCTGCAACCAGCGTGGCATCAACAACGCATGTCACGACTGCCATAGCCGAGCCTGTGAGCTCACCTCGTTTGGTAGAGGAAGATCCTCCACACCCTCCGGCAGAGGTTGTCCGGCCTGGATCAGAAGACAAGCCAGCTGTCCCAGCCATGAATGCTTTGGAGCCGCCAGTTGCAGAGGCCCCAGTTTTCACCGAGAAAGAGAAGGTCATCACTGTCATTGCTCCCAAGGCCACTTCTGTGATAAGCAGGATGCCCCACAGCATTGACCTCGAGGAAACCCCGCGGATAACTCTGGTGAAGCAAGCGCCCCAGACGTGCCTAGTCAACGCCCTCTCGCCAAAATACAAGCAGAGGCCAAGTACCAATGACAACAGCCGGTTCCATCCGGGATCCATGTCCGTCATTGAAGATCGGCCGGTGGAGACAGGGTCCAGCCCCGGTCTTCGCGTCAACACATCAGAAGGCATCGTGCTCCTGAGCTATTCCCAGCAGAAGACAGAAGGCCAGCAGCGGATCACAGCAAAGATCAGCCAGATCCCCCCAGCAAGTGCAGTTGACATTGAATTCCAGCAGTCGGTGTCCAAGTCCCAGATCAAGCAAGAGCCTCTTGGCCCCTCTCAGCCAATCCCAAAGGGCTCTCAGACGCCAACGGGGTACGGGAGTGTCTCAGCCCCATCGTCCCTTGTGCTGGGAGCTCAGCAGTACAGCCCTTCCCCTGTACTTTCCTCCATTAAGCAGGAACGGGGCAGCCTGGAAAAATCGGAGCCCCTGCACCTCTCTGTCCAGGCGCCCACTTCTCAGTCGGGGCCAGTCAAAGTCCTTTCCCAGTCTGCCAACACTCCATCCATCCTCGTCCACAACCAGATGGTGCTCCCACAGAGCATTGCTTCTTCCACCAACAAAAAGCTTCCAGACCCAGGTGCCCTGAAAGTGGAGACCAAGACTCTTCAGCCGTCGAGCTTGAGCCCCGGGGTTGGGCCTCATCACCCCTCCTTGTCTAGCAAGATTCACCCAGAGGCCAATCATGTGAGTGCAGGGCCCAGCACCCCAGCAGAGCGGGTGGTGTCTCACTTGGGGGTCACAAAGCAGGAGCCCCTCTCTCCACGGACAAGCGGGCACTCTCCGTCTCCCTTCCCAAGGGCTTGTCATCCGGGCGGCCCTTCTTCCCCAGCCCTGTCTGGGAACAACTCCATGCTAGGGATCCAGGGGTCTCCTTGCCCTGGGATCCCGGTGCCTCAATATATCTCCAGCATGCACCCCGAGCAGTCTGTGATCATGCCCCCGCACAGCGTCACCCAGACGGTCTCCCTGGGGCACCTCTCGCAAGGGGAGGTCAGGATGAACACCCCTCCTCTGCCAGGAATGCCTTACAGCATCCGTCCTGAAGCGCTTCACTCCCCGAGGGCGGCTCTGCAGCCGCAGCGGTCAAGCACGCCGCAGCCAGCCCCCATCCGAGAGATCGTCATGCCACCTCTGTCTTCCCAGCATTCCTCGGAAGAGGAGATGCACTACCACCACACAGTGTGCCGCGGGTCCGCCCCCGTGCAGTCGGACGTGCTCGTCATGCAGCCAGACTACCGCTTGCACCCCTCCGGCATTCGGCTCGACCAGTACAACGTGCCCCGGGACGTGCGGATGATGATGCACCCGCACATGGCTGCAGTGGGAGGCGACCACCACCCCGAGACCCGGCAGTCCCGCACGCCAGAAGGGAGGTCTGTGAAGACGCCCCCCGCCACAAAGACTCTCCCGTCAGGCAAAGAGGCACCCAAGGCCTCTGAAGTCAAGATGGCTCACTCCCCCCACAGTGAGCCCCGCCTCCTCAGCGGCCAGCTGCCAGGACTGCCTCTGACGCAACCAGTTGTCGTCCCTCACGGCGTGCAGATCATGCACCCGGGGGGCACCTCCTTCCACGATTACAGGACGGTCTACGGGGACATGAGGAGCTACCACCCGGCGGCTCAGCTAGGTCATCCTCAGTTTTCCGGGGCATCGCCAATCGGGCTGCCTTCTCGGAGTATGACCCCCTCTCAG GGTCTGCCAGAAGGAGAACACACccaccccagccagccagctcataGCAAGACTCCCCAGCACACCCAGGAGCCCAAGGGAGCCCAGGCGGCAGGACCAGACCCCACTCACCACCCAGTGGCTGTCAACCGGCACGTCCAGCAGATCGACCCCCACTTGCACCTTCAGCGCAGCCAGGCGGACGCAGGCCAGACCTCCTACCCGTCTCCCGTCGCTATCTCTGTCAAACAGGAACTCCCATCCCCACATCAGGCCCCAGTGCAGAAGCCGGCGCTCTTTATCCCAACCACCTCTGGGCCTGGGGCTCCTCCGGGGCTGCCCCTCTCCCGGCCCGAGCCCCAGTCAGTGCTCAAGCAAGACCTTGCACCTCATCCTGTTTCCCAGAGACCGGTGGACATGGTCCAGCTGCTGACC aAATACCCCATTGTCTGGCAGGGGCTCCTGGCCTTGAAGAACGACACGGCGGCCGTCCAGCTGCACTTTGTCTCCGGCAATAACGTCCTGGCACACCGCTCCCTGCCAGCCCCAGAAGGGGGACCTCCCCTGAGGATTGCTCAGCGCATGAGGCTGGAAGCGTCACAGTTGGAGGGCGTGGCGCGCAGGATGATG GTGGAGAGCGACTATTGCCTGCTGCTGGCCTTGCCTTGTGGACGCGACCAAGAGGATGTTGTGAACCAGACGGAGTCGCTCAAGGCAGCCTTCATTAGCTACCTGCAAGCCAAGCAAGCCGCTGGCATCATCAACGTTCCCAACCCCGGCTCCAACCAG CCTGCCTACGTCCTACAGATCTTCCCACCCTGTGAGTTCTCCGAGAGTCACCTCTCCCGCCTCGCCCCAGACCTCCTCGCCAGTATCTCAAACATCTCTCCTCACCTGATGATTGTCATTGCATCGGTCTGA